One genomic region from Athalia rosae chromosome 3, iyAthRosa1.1, whole genome shotgun sequence encodes:
- the LOC105690340 gene encoding INO80 complex subunit B translates to MKALRIDGVVKWFKLDAVIIGIRNGIITKIPFSEKYIKMGKPKDVITTDDEMNVDTSDVSPQKKHKKHKHKKHKKRKVSLEDVEELMEVSTHELDRKKGIKVKAKKEAEKPFIEKMREKSNKPTTPGAAGPSSATSPKTAPKKKVTKGNKGKESGTSSEEERWLDAIESGKLEEVDDELKKIKPKDPKLMTARQRAMFERKTDAEPSSSVEQLMSLPSGYKEKVMTAEAIQKAALKSQKRKQLADEKREKDKKKTMERLLKKQESKASKILGKGKPNKRQVPLVSYRITVEGSSISLPPGEEFPLPSTRQEKPLSVILCGADGCENPKKYSCSKTGTPLCSLQCYKNNLSSHIKLLTT, encoded by the exons ATGAAAGCATTGAGAATAGATGGGGTAGTAAAGTGGTTCAAACTCGACGCTGTCATAATTGGTATCAGAAATGGCATTATAACGAAGATTCCGTttagtgaaaaatatatcaaaatgGGAAAGCCCAAAGACGTCATCACCACGGACGACGAAATGAATGTTG ATACCAGCGATGTGTCCCCTCAAAAGAAACATAAAAAACACAAGCATAAAAAGCATAAGAAACGGAAAGTCTCCTTAGAAGATGTTGAAGAGCTCATGGAAGTTAGCACACACGAgttagatcggaaaaaagGCATCAAAGTGAAAGCAAAGAAGGAAGCAGAGAAGCC ATTTATTGAGAAAATGCGAGAGAAGTCGAATAAACCTACCACTCCTGGAGCAGCTGGTCCAAGCAGTGCAACATCGCCGAAGACTgccccaaaaaaaaaggttaccAAAGGTAACAAGGGAAAAGAAAGTGGAACTAGTAGTGAGGAGGAACGTTGGCTTGATGCTATTGAATCTGGAAAACTTGAAGAG gtggatgatgaattaaaaaaaatcaaaccaaaGGATCCCAAGTTAATGACTGCCCGTCAACGGGCTATGTTTGAGCGAAAGACTGATGCAGAACCCAGTTCTAGCGTTGAACAATTGATGTCTTTGCCATCAGGGTACAAGGAAAAGGTAATGACAGCTGAAGCGATCCAAAAAGCAGCTCTGAAATCCCAAAAGAGAAAACAGCTGGCTGATGAAAAACGGgagaaagacaagaaaaaaactatggAAAGGTTGctcaaaaaacaagaatctaAAGCTTCAAAGATCTTGGGGAAAGGAAAGCCAAATAAAAGACAAGTACCTCTAGTCAGTTATCGGATCACTGTCGAAGGAAGTTCCATATCCCTACCACCTGGTGAAGAATTTCCTCTGCCTTCTACAAGACA AGAAAAACCATTATCAGTAATATTATGTGGTGCTGACGGATGtgaaaatccaaagaaataTTCATGTTCAAAAACTGGAACACCGCTTTGCAGTCTGCAGTGTTACAAAAACAACCTCTCTTCGCATATAAAACTTCTAACAACGTGA